In Apium graveolens cultivar Ventura chromosome 10, ASM990537v1, whole genome shotgun sequence, the following are encoded in one genomic region:
- the LOC141689801 gene encoding rab GTPase-activating protein 22-like, producing the protein MLSLFFTTGADAVKHLTIYKLTSKFIDFLAVAGVGASGMWTDSSNPNATVVVAVTAVAGIAIAAAVLYSSRGHLKSPWSRSKRKPALSPEQWRLLFTPDGKFQCGGARFLKKVRSGGVDPSIRAEVWPFLLGVYELNSSEEERHKLRTEKRKAYEKLRRRCRRLLRSKNSLKAHGSGINKIADDVNHSLAIDSAADIEEDRSSRESPCSKEMKPSAEYSDDLSSTLLEMDENYSQSSDSAAKIREDRGSWESPCNKEIKLSAENSDDLSSTLLDKDDDHSHAINSACNAEEDRSSRESLCSKEMKSSAEDSDDLSALLEKDAGSARLTVVETYETESSDSDLYSSLEVSQNFTATESTEEKGPEVKSNANSSKTESPSKSTKKEDFTTWQRIIRLDAIRANGEWVAYAPAQAAVPAERAQKSAEAVELKDYDHLEPCMIFHAARLVAILEAYAVYDPEIGYCQGMSDLLSPIITVMEEDPDAFWCFVGFMKKARHNFRLDEVGIRRQLNRVSTIIKCKDSHLFKHLEKLEAEDCFFVYRMVVVLFRRELTFEQTICLWEVMWADQAAIRAGIRKSAWSRIRHSAPPTEDLLLYAIAASVLQRRKLIIEKYSSMDEIIRECNSMAGHLDVWKLLDDAHNLVLSLHDKVETPVDG; encoded by the exons ATGCTCTCTCTCTTCTTCACCACCGGCGCTGACGCTGTTAAACACCTAACCATCTACAAACTCACCTCTAAATTCATCGACTTCCTCGCCGTCGCCGGCGTCGGAGCTTCCGGAATGTGGACGGACTCTTCTAACCCCAACGCCACTGTAGTCGTCGCCGTCACTGCCGTCGCCGGAATCGCCATCGCCGCCGCTGTTCTCTACTCTAGTAG GGGTCATCTGAAATCTCCATGGTCTCGTTCAAAAAGAAAACCTGCCCTTTCACCTGAGCAGTGGAGACTTCTGTTTACACCGGATGGGAAATTTCAATGTGGTGGAGCTAGGTTTTTAAAAAAAGTCCGGAGTGGG GGTGTTGATCCTAGTATCAGGGCAGAGGTCTGGCCGTTCCTGCTTGGGGT CTACGAATTGAATAGTTCTGAAGAAGAAAGACATAAATTAAGAACTGAGAAGAG AAAGGCATATGAAAAACTAAGGAGACGATGTCGCCGACTTTTGAGGTCCAAAAACAGTTTGAAGGCGCACGGTAGTGGAATCAACAAGATTGCAGATGATGTGAATCATAGTCTAGCCATAGATTCTGCTGCTGACATTGAAGAAGACAGAAGTAGCAGGGAATCTCCATGTAGCAAGGAGATGAAACCTTCTGCCGAATATTCAGATGACCTCTCAAGTACCTTGCTGGAAATGGATGAGAATTATAGCCAATCCTCAGATTCTGCTGCTAAAATTAGAGAAGACAGGGGTAGCTGGGAATCTCCATGTAACAAGGAGATAAAACTTTCTGCTGAAAACTCAGATGACCTCTCAAGTACCTTGCTGGATAAGGATGATGATCATAGTCATGCCATAAATTCTGCTTGTAACGCTGAAGAAGACAGAAGTAGCAGGGAATCTCTATGTAGCAAGGAGATGAAATCGTCTGCTGAAGACTCAGATGACCTCAGTGCCTTGCTGGAAAAGGATGCTGGTTCAGCAAGACTCACTGTTGTTGAAACTTATGAGACGGAGTCATCAGACTCAGACTTGTACTCCTCTCTTGAAGTGAGTCAAAATTTTACCGCAACAGAGAGCACCGAGGAGAAAGGTCCTGAAGTTAAATCCAATGCAAATTCTTCCAAAACTGAAAGCCCATCAAAATCGACGAAAAAAGAAGATTTTACAACTTGGCAGCGCATCATCCGTCTAGATGCAATTCGTGCTAATGGAGAATGGGTAGCATATGCCCCAGCACAGGCTGCAGTGCCAGCTGAAAGGGCACAGAAATCTGCTGAGGCTGTTGAGTTGAAGGACTATGATCACCTGGAGCCATGCATGATCTTTCATGCTGCTCGGCTAGTCGCAATTCTGGAAGCATATGCAGTGTATGACCCTGAAATCGGCTACTGCCAGGGTATGAGTGATTTACTTTCACCAATAATAACAGTGATGGAAGAAGACCCTGATGCTTTCTGGTGTTTTGTTGGATTTATGAAGAAGGCTCGACATAATTTCAGGCTCGATGAGGTGGGGATCAGGCGGCAGCTGAATAGGGTTTCTACGATTATCAAATGCAAAGATTCTCATCTTTTTAAACACTTGGAGAAGCTTGAAGCAGAGGATTGCTTTTTTGTGTATAGGATGGTGGTGGTTCTCTTCAGAAGGGAATTGACTTTTGAGCAAACAATATGCCTCTGGGAGGTGATGTGGGCAGATCAGGCAGCAATCAGGGCCGGTATCAGGAAGTCCGCATGGAGCAGAATAAGGCATTCAGCCCCGCCAACTGAGGATTTGTTGCTTTATGCTATTGCAGCGTCTGTACTGCAGAGAAGGAAGCTAATCATAGAGAAATACAGTAGCATGGACGAGATAATTAGGGAGTGCAATAGCATGGCAGGGCATCTTGATGTATGGAAGCTCTTAGATGATGCACACAACTTAGTGCTCAGTCTCCATGACAAGGTAGAAACTCCAGTTGATGGCTGA